In Colletotrichum destructivum chromosome 8, complete sequence, the following proteins share a genomic window:
- a CDS encoding Putative cation efflux protein, translating to MAWSKSTRISIMLAIDVVFFLVELIVGLIVKSLALTADAFHMLNDIISLCVGLWAVAVARKATTDKYSYGWLRAEILGAFFNAVFLIALCVSIILEAITRFFDPPEIDNPQLILIVGAFGLASNLVGFFVLGGHGHSHGGGDHSHDDGEHDHAHAHSDEHAAEEGRANFSSVANDDEGNVGDIFPEAVVARATAAAASETPRHIRFERESDPVGRAPSRASAASKSHDRRRTSSRHHSRLTSIEDISIHPSSFRQEIIDASRTQLDGQDSTSESEVDETVIDDGEPNEQSPLLASKGNNQTYLIEDHRGRTASKRPRRESSLHHEHNHNKERKKASGGHGHDHGDMGMNAMVLHVIGDALGNVGVIVTALIIWLTDWPGRFYADPAVSLFITLIILKSAIPLTKATSKVLLQATPDNIDLQEVREDIQNLPGVLSCHHVHIWQLSDTKIVASLHVHVNFPISAEGGEKYMELAKRARKCLHAYGIHAATIQPEFCGDDEHHHANEEEQIAQYDGAASVGSPKQTCLLECVDNCAAGGCCSESTAAGSLRSQSAHSHDGHGHDHDHSHDHGNGHSHSHAH from the exons ATGGCGTGGTCAAAGTCGACGCGGATCAGCATCATGCTGGCCATCGatgtcgtcttcttcctcgttgaGCTGATTGTTGGTTTGATTGTCAAGTCGCTGGCCCTGACGGCGGATGCCTTCCACATG CTCAACGACATCATTTCCCTTTGTGTCGGACTGTGGGCTGTCGCCGTGGCAAGAAAGGCCACCACCGACAAGTACTCGTATGGC TGGTTACGCGCTGAAATTCTcggcgccttcttcaacgccgtcttcctcatcgcccttTGCGtctccatcatcctcgaAGCCATTACTCGATTCTTCGACCCTCCCGAGATCGACAACCCCCAGCTCATCCTTATCGTTGGTGCGTTCGGCCTCGCTTCCaacctcgtcggcttcttcgtcctcggcggccacggccactcccacggcggcggcgaccactCCCACGATGATGGTGAACACGATCACGCCCACGCCCATTCGGACGagcacgccgccgaggaaggtCGCGCCAACTTCTCCAgcgtcgccaacgacgacgaaggcaACGTGGGTGATATTTTCCCCGAGGCCGTTGTCGCTAGAGCtaccgctgctgccgcttcTGAGACGCCTCGTCACATAAGGTTCGAGCGGGAGTCCGACCCCGTGGGTCGAGCTCCGAGCCgcgcgtccgccgcctctAAGAGCCATGACCGCCGCAGAACCAGCTCCCGACACCACTCGCGCCTTACTAGTATCGAGGACATTAGCATCCACCCTTCGAGCTTCCGACAGGAGATCATCGACGCCAGCCGAACCCAGCTCGACGGCCAGGATTCCACGAGTGAGagcgaggtcgacgagaccGTCATCGATGATGGTGAGCCCAACGAGCAATCCCCTCTACTCGCATCCAAGGGCAACAACCAGACCTATCTGATTGAAGATCACCGCGGCCGTACTGCCTCCAAGCGCCCGAGACGCGAGTCCAGCCTTCACCACGAGCACAACCACAACAAGGAGCGCAAGAAGGCGTCgggcggccacggccacgaccATGGTGACATGGGAATGAACGCCATGGTTCTCCACGTCATTGGCGACGCTCTCGGCAACGTTGGTGTAATTGTCACGGCTCTCATCATCTGGTTGACTGACTGGCCCGGCCGCTTCTACGCCGACCCTGCCGTCTCTCTGTTCATTACCCTGATCATTCTCAAGTCGGCCATCCCCCTCACCAAGGCCACCTCTAAGGTCCTCCTTCAGGCCACCCCCGACAACATCGACCTCCAGGAAGTCCGCGAGGATATCCAGAATTTGCCCGGTGTCCTCAGCTGCCACCACGTACACATCTGGCAGCTCTCTGACACCAAGATCGTCGCCTCCCTGCACGTCCACGTCAACTTCcccatctcggccgagggTGGCGAGAAGTACATGGAGCTCGCCAAGCGCGCCCGCAAGTGCCTGCACGCCTACGGCATTCACGCAGCCACCATCCAACCCGAGTtctgcggcgacgatgagcaCCACCACGccaacgaggaggagcagatCGCACAgtacgacggcgccgcctctGTCGGCTCGCCCAAGCAGACTTGCTTGCTCGAGTGTGTGGACAACtgcgcggccggcggctgctgctccgaGTCGACAGCTGCTGGTAGTCTGCGTAGCCAGTCTGCCCACAGCCACGACGGCCATGGACACGACCACGATCACAGTCATGACCATGGCAACGGTCACTCGCACTCGCACGCGCACTGA
- a CDS encoding Putative peptidase M4/M1, CTD superfamily, transcription initiation factor TFIID subunit 2: protein MSAIMAPAGAPAVDEVIVSDSEDDLPPVNDEPPYPYFVLKQDVEIEVNFRSKRIQGKSHITLGLVSGAISQLDELAIDARQSEIDVKNITITALKDQTPISAPRKVPATYTDPYKLLDYPDYYNWNASHHDLRKIRMRSIMHNRRHDVPAENRELVGCTPVDGALRINLREAKKMKETKEGKEEPTSGAGVAKRPLLKIRVSSVTPNELQASELASSREIRVTIPFKTKLVRDGFQFVGVDPGDLRYPHAYTRHSIEPGTASCIFPCIDDPGQLPTWTMAVKCPRTLGDALWQPLATQRANGNANNHRDRGQANQSKTDRDFALTEEDKLLEMTVVCSGSLSDEIVDPEDERKKIMTFDLDKRVAVQKIGFAVGPFEHVDLFSDFRTEENDEKLGGSALKIHGYCLPGRAAEVHNTCAALAAAADFFTLTFARFPFESYKLCFLDDMADDTVALQSLSFISTRLLFPEDMIDPEVDVTRQLVYSLASQWSGINLFPNTRRDLWVVIGIAYYMTDLFLKKLCGNNDYRFRMKAMSDKLVTVDVKRPSLHELGHLLHIGDFEMEFMALKAPLVLFILDKRLMKAPAQTNLTRIISRILYKANIGEKQSEWIINTESFQRVCEKNARNKLEAFWAQWVYGSGCPRFDVFQRFNKKRLCVEMTIRQVQDRALSESEVLKKTEFLRAIKEKANGVQVDEAMGLFTGPMTIRIHEADGTPYEHIVEIREDAAKAAKFEIPYNTKYKRLKRKRRATEKLSAQSAADPDNNEETLLYCLGDVLTNPEDMRKWEFSEWEPEIEKAMDQESYEWIRMDADFEWACEMKTNLQSYMYVSQLQQDRDVVAQQDSMLYLKKSPPHPLVSTFLTRTLVDRRYFHGIRTMAADMLYHHATEKVAMAGMTHLLKAFTELFCYPDSATPRPNDFTDKKQYLVQSALPMAIAKIRDANGRCPEPARRLLLNQVQFNNNANNPYSDHFYVAKLLEAVAHSLIPEKRRDAGDSMDLDTSIEERSFLGEAIVEIDRFRRMDEWANSYQNIWTTTALECRRKLMKAGVIPRSALDFIQYLQDDTCDLVRLKAFEALVDLGYMMELPIFRLIVSVMSTDRSPFVRDKLLKIFCTGLASLAFGEQSRARAAPLAADSGELTVINNTEGETQERRKQFARKQDINVALAALRAEMEEQYAEQERPMMRAVWRALDSKVIGRAEKITLIELCGAMFDAADRWTITMKYPKRWAVNRPVQRQPGRVRFCRFPFCCTFANDVFPPEYDQLQVILQDGNPSETQGKGA, encoded by the coding sequence ATGAGCGCCATCATGGCCCCTGCGGGCGcccccgccgtcgacgaggtgaTCGTCAGCGActccgaggacgacctgCCTCCTGTGAATGACGAGCCACCCTACCCCTACTTCGTCCTCAAGCAAGATGTCGAGATTGAAGTCAACTTCCGATCGAAGCGGATCCAAGGAAAATCCCACATCACGTTGGGCTTGGTATCCGGCGCCATCTctcagctcgacgagctcgccatcGATGCGCGGCAATCCGAAATCGACGTCAAGAACATCACCATCACTGCCTTGAAGGATCAGACACCCATCAGCGCGCCGAGAAAAGTCCCAGCCACGTACACGGACCCGTATAAGTTACTGGATTACCCGGACTACTACAACTGGAACGCCTCGCATCACGATCTGAGGAAGATCCGGATGCGCTCCATCATGCATAACCGACGGCATGACGTGCCTGCCGAGAATAGAGAACTCGTTGGCTGTACGCCCGTTGACGGTGCTTTGCGGATTAATCTCCGAGaagcgaagaagatgaaggagaccAAAGAAGGCAAAGAAGAACCGACATCAGGAGCGGGAGTGGCCAAGCGACCGCTTCTCAAGATACGCGTCTCGAGCGTAACACCGAACGAGCTCCAAGCAAGCGAGCTCGCTAGCTCACGGGAAATTCGAGTCACAATACCATTCAAGACCAAACTCGTGCGGGATGGCTTCCAGTTCGTTGGAGTCGACCCCGGTGACCTCAGATACCCGCACGCCTATACCCGTCATTCGATCGAGCCGGGGACGGCATCGTGTATCTTCCCATGCATCGACGATCCTGGCCAGCTTCCGACTTGGACGATGGCAGTGAAGTGTCCGAGGACGCTGGGTGATGCACTCTGGCAGCCTTTGGCCACACAGAGAGCAAACGGCAATGCGAACAACCATCGGGATCGCGGGCAAGCCAACCAGTCCAAGACCGATAGAGACTTTGCTCTCACCGAGGAAGACAAGCTTCTAGAGATGACGGTGGTGTGCTCTGGGAGCCTCTCGGACGAGATTGTGGACCCTGAGGATGAACGCAAAAAGATCATGACCTTTGACCTCGACAAACGGGTCGCAGTCCAGAAGATCGGCTTTGCGGTTGGTCCGTTCGAGCATGTCGACCTCTTCTCCGACTTCCGTACGGAGGAAAACGACGAGAAGCTTGGCGGAAGCGCGCTCAAGATACATGGTTACTGCCTCCCTGGAAGAGCTGCGGAGGTCCACAACACTTGTGCTGCgcttgccgctgccgccgacttTTTTACTCTGACGTTTGCTCGTTTCCCGTTCGAAAGCTACAAGTTATGCTTTCTTGACGACATGGCTGACGATACCGTGGCCCTGCAATCGCTTTCCTTCATCAGCACTCGTCTGCTGTTCCCCGAAGACATGATTGATCCGGAAGTCGACGTGACAAGGCAGCTGGTGTACAGCTTGGCCTCACAATGGAGTGGGATCAATCTCTTCCCAAACACACGAAGAGATCTCTgggtcgtcatcggcatcgcctACTACATGACCGATCTGTTCTTAAAGAAGCTGTGCGGCAACAACGACTATAGGTTCCGCATGAAGGCAATGTCGGATAAGCTGGTGACGGTCGACGTTAAGCGGCCATCATTGCACGAGCTTGGCCATCTCTTGCACATCGGAGACTTCGAAATGGAGTTTATGGCACTCAAGGCACCCTTGGTACTCTTCATCCTGGATAAGCGCCTGATGAAGGCACCCGCCCAGACCAACCTCACTCGCATTATTTCGAGAATTCTCTACAAGGCCAACATTGGGGAGAAGCAGAGTGAGTGGATCATCAACACGGAATCCTTCCAGAGAGTCTGTGAGAAGAACGCAAGAAACAAGCTCGAGGCGTTCTGGGCTCAATGGGTATACGGATCTGGATGTCCGAGGTTCGATGTTTTCCAGAGGTTCAATAAGAAACGACTGTGTGTTGAAATGACGATCCGGCAAGTGCAAGACAGGGCTCTCAGCGAATCGGAAGTTCTGAAAAAGACAGAATTTCTTCGcgccatcaaggagaaggccaatGGCGTCCAAGTGGACGAAGCAATGGGTCTCTTTACGGGGCCTATGACGATCAGAATtcacgaagccgacggcACGCCCTACGAACACATTGTGGAAATCCGCGAGGACGCtgccaaggcggccaagtTCGAGATCCCGTACAATACCAAGTACAAGCGactgaagaggaagaggagagcaACGGAGAAGCTCAGCGCGCAGTCTGCCGCAGACCCCGATAATAACGAAGAGACACTCCTGTACTGTCTGGGAGATGTCCTGACCAACCCAGAAGACATGAGGAAGTGGGAATTCTCCGAGTGGGAGCCCGAGATCGAGAAGGCCATGGACCAAGAGTCGTATGAGTGGATTCGGATGGACGCCGACTTCGAGTGGGCCTGCGAAATGAAGACGAACCTGCAGAGCTACATGTACGTGTCGCAGTTACAGCAAGACAGGGACGTCGTGGCACAGCAGGACTCGATGTTGTATCTGAAGAAAAGCCCGCCTCATCCTCTCGTTTCGACGTTTCTCACAAGAACCCTCGTCGATCGCCGATACTTCCACGGCATCAGAACTATGGCCGCCGACATGCTATATCATCATGCTACCGAAAAGGTCGCCATGGCAGGCATGACGCATCTCTTAAAGGCTTTTACAGAGCTCTTCTGCTATCCAGACTCTGCGACTCCTCGTCCGAACGACTTCACGGACAAGAAGCAGTACCTTGTCCAGAGCGCGCTCCCCATGGCAATAGCGAAGATCCGTGACGCCAACGGCAGATGTCCCGAGCCCGCCCGGCGGCTACTGCTGAACCAGGTTCAATTCAACAACAATGCGAACAATCCGTACTCAGACCACTTCTACGTCGCGAAGCTTCTCGAGGCTGTGGCCCATAGCCTGATTCCAGAGAAACGACGGGACGCGGGTGACTCGATGGATCTCGACACATCGATTGAAGAAAGAAGCTTTCTTGGGGAGGCCATTGTTGAAATCGACCGTTTCCGAAGGATGGACGAGTGGGCTAACTCGTACCAGAACATCTGGACGACGACTGCTCTCGAGTGCAGACGGAAGCTCATGAAGGCAGGCGTCATTCCCAGAAGTGCATTGGACTTCATCCAATACCTGCAGGACGACACATGCGATCTCGTACGGCTTAAGGCCTTTGAGGCTCTCGTGGATCTCGGTTACATGATGGAGCTGCCCATCTTTCGCCTGATCGTCTCTGTCATGAGCACTGACAGATCTCCGTTCGTGCGAGACAAGCTCCTGAAAATCTTCTGTACGGGGTTGGCAAGCCTTGCTTTCGGCGAGCAATCCCGGGCTCGGGCTGCTCCTTTGGCGGCCGACAGTGGCGAACTCaccgtcatcaacaacaccgagGGTGAGACCCAAGAGCGGCGTAAGCAATTTGCTCGGAAGCAAGACATCAATGTCGCACTTGCGGCTTTGCGggcggagatggaggagcaATACGCAGAACAGGAGAGGCCTATGATGAGGGCAGTCTGGAGGGCCCTTGATTCCAAAGTGATTGGCCGGGCCGAGAAGATCACCCTCATCGAGCTGTGCGGCGCGATGTTCGATGCCGCTGACCGGTGGACGATTACAATGAAGTACCCTAAACGGTGGGCAGTCAATCGTCCGGTTCAGCGTCAGCCAGGCAGGGTGAGATTTTGTCGGTTCCCATTTTGTTGCACTTTTGCTAATGATGTCTTTCCTCCAGAATATGATCAACTTCAAGTCATACTTCAAGACGGGAATCCCTCAGAAAcccaaggaaaaggagcCTGA
- a CDS encoding Putative something about silencing protein, translating into MAIQSSPMASVTRSTRRATNTDGLVQQQLHPVPIPRPHPHPLHHPVQAFAAAANANTTTRAANTPQNINTLHHPIPGRNKRQLDSSDNLVDFNHQKPKRPRTSIEILIRPAPSPARPAATNANATSASNVTSTPQHASATTTPRPLAPLPKHPPKSAPQHAATVHPPNPTPVPANDDAAQLTKHQEKVINGIKHELDRLQPRDADTHTKEGGRKLRSQEATRFKSELAAYFPEYDEVIGNEPKEQQLFTVDTPIIIFDSNPTRHQPVSWQRHLGSATEPKATGDGSASLPVGHKVPVRGYGDALFDELVDAQRIDFDFLGISHKREPVEDPLPDATFVSSHKRAERLEKSIRNTERGRAQHEKDQIARLLEGLQGHDWLRVMGVSGVTETRKKQFEPARQHFIKGCQVILDKFRQWSLEEKRRKAERDRALAEKAEAEDSSDREQSSADPTSGDEDTEEDEPTGDISDGDPPGSDDDDDDDDPVTQQLRQEAKARAGASKNSRKRPRTIPQTRPPPKPEPPREFKSFFKKRYERDAALHRHRRAGRKVVAWGHPIPEIPVEDFDLPEEFRDEETLRVHARKKRRDRRGRQ; encoded by the exons ATGGCTATTCAATCGTCGCCAATGGCCTCCGTCACGCGCTCCACCAGGCGGGCGACGAACACtgatggcctcgtccagcagcagcttcaCCCGGTGCCCATCCCGCgcccccatccccatccccttCACCATCCCGTCCAGGCTttcgccgctgccgccaatGCGAACACTACGACGCGCGCCGCCAACACCCCCCAAAACATCAACACCCTCCACCACCCGATACCCGGTCGCAACAAGCGCCAGCTCGACTCATCCGACAATCTCGTCGATTTCAATCACCAGAAACCCAAGCGCCCCAGGACGAGCATCGAGATCCTCATTAGGCCTGCCCCATCGCCCGCGAGACCTGCTgccaccaacgccaacgcgaCAAGTGCCTCAAACGTCACCTCGACTCCGCAACACGCATCCGCGACAACAACGCCTCGCCCGCTCGCCCCCTTACCAAAGCACCCGCCAAAATCTGCACCACAACACGCCGCGACGGTGCATCCCCCGAATCCCACCCCGGTTCCGGCGAACGATGATGCTGCCCAGTTGACCAAACATCAGGAAAAGGTCATCAACGGTATTAAACACGAGCTGGATCGCCTACAGCCCCGCGATGCCGATACCCACACAAAGGAGGGGGGCCGCAAACTGCGCTCTCAGGAGGCCACTCGCTTCAAGAGCGAACTGGCCGCCTACTTTCCCGAATATGACGAGGTCATTGGGAATGAGCCCAAGGAACAAC AACTCTTCACCGTTGATACCCCGATAATTATTTTTGACTCGAACCCCACACGCCATCAACCAGTCTCCTGGCAGCGACATCTCGGCTCCGCCACGGAACCCAAGGCCACAGGCGATGGCTCAGCAAGCTTGCCAGTGGGACACAAAGTGCCGGTGCGCGGCTACGGCGATGCCCTATTTgacgagctggtcgacgCTCAGCGCATAGACTTTGATTTTCTGGGCATATCCCACAAGAGAGAACCCGTCGAAGACCCCCTGCCCGACGCAACTTTTGTGTCATCCCACAAGAGGGCGGAAAGGCTGGAAAAGTCCATTCGCAACACAGAAAGAGGCCGGGCCCAGCATGAAAAGGACCAGATTGCCCGTCTACTCGAAGGCCTCCAAGGCCATGACTGGCTGCGAGTCATGGGTGTCAGCGGCGTTACAGAGACGCGGAAGAAGCAGTTCGAGCCAGCGCGGCAGCACTTCATCAAGGGATGCCAGGTGATTCTCGACAAGTTCCGCCAGTGGAGTCTGGAAGAGAAGCGCCGTAAGGCCGAGAGAGACCGCGCCTTAGCTGAGAAAGCCGAGGCGGAGGATTCGTCCGACAGAGAGCAGTCATCTGCGGACCCCACAAGCGGCGATGAAGATACCGAAGAAGATGAGCCTACTGGCGATATCAGTGACGGAGACCCTCCAGGctccgacgatgacgatgacgatgacgacccGGTGACCCAGCAGCTCCGTCAAGAGGCCAAGGCAAGGGCAGGTGCGTCGAAGAATAGCAGGAAGCGTCCACGTACCATACCACAAACTCGGCCGCCACCCAAGCCTGAACCGCCGAGGGAATTTAAGTCATTCTTCAAGAAGAGATACGAAAGAGACGCCGCCTTGCATCGGCATAGGCGCGCCGGCCGCAAGGTGGTGGCGTGGGGACACCCAATACCAGAGATACCCGTGGAGGATTTCGATCTTCCCGAAGAGTTCCGCGATGAGGAGACGCTGCGGGTGCATGCGAGAAAGAAGCGTCGtgatcgccgaggccgacagTGA
- a CDS encoding Putative IQ domain-containing protein IQM — MSASTGSRIRSLSLLFHHNRADPAITPTAMTKPNQELDNLPVPAEHPSGGTDSAAVAAAAAAHVSGPPKAHLQHHVSCAAITPPASPPVPPRPLDENDSHSNFSTNGVTGTRSDDTCSLAQSHTSTNYSSRREYMDSLVPPSQDEFEKIAEVQRTREEEIKKSKTRRRPMQTQHLHDHFHNPRRSQDGQEDVAGGEPQPELQSQAEAEGRDRSDSDAAVNRAATLIQRNYRGYRVRREMQGLSLDPSTRWVSAIDELQFRELNRPRAKSSVSPAGLAAANSDQHSLLSRDSEGGMSHPTTARENWRKAATIARRAGHDDVESDSDSSASSSDSEESPEQRAEKRRRREEAVARRKKDSKMMGLQYFLEMVDLKHRYGSNLRVYHEEWKRADTNENFFYWLDFGGGRNVEMEACPRDRLEREQVRYLSREERQYYLVQVDDDGRLCWAKNGARIDTTEAFKDSVHGIVPADDPTPAWSQNNPPPPPPDAGNDDDDSRSESSVESALEADRAAKYATPDLDGATGVRKVSHISAATVFNKLLRKSVKKNTWIFVADTSFRLYVGIKSSGAFQHSSFLQGSRISSAGLIKIKDGRLSSLSPLSGHYRPPASNFRAFVRNLKDAGVDTSHVSISKSYAVLVGLEVYVKTRQKGKRTLEKMTHKKERIMAPEAFRRREEDEKDKSESAAKERRVLEKEAEEREENRAGVKLMRKLNLAPQLPTEQKESEDRAEGGPAMETLAEERTREEGTGVGPESRGPGV; from the coding sequence ATGTCTGCGTCGACCGGCTCTCGGATCAGGTCCCTGTCCCTACTCTTCCATCATAACCGGGCGGACCCCGCAATAACACCAACTGCCATGACGAAACCGAACCAAGAGCTCGACAACCTGCCGGTCCCTGCTGAACACCCGAGTGGTGGCACTGATAGTgccgctgttgctgctgctgctgctgctcatgTGTCTGGGCCCCCAAAGGCCCATCTTCAACACCACGTTTCTTGCGCTGCCATTACCCCGCCGGCCAGTCCCCCCGTACCGCCAAGACCGCTCGACGAGAACGATTCCCACTCCAACTTTTCCACCAACGGTGTAACAGGCACACGCAGCGACGACACATGCTCGCTGGCCCAGTCGCATACAAGCACCAACTACAGTTCGCGCAGGGAGTACATGGACAGTCTGGTGCCACCATCGCAAGACGAGTTTGAAAAGatcgccgaggtccagcGTACGCGCGAAGAGGAGATCAAGAAGAGCAAGACGAGGAGGCGACCCATGCAGACCCAACACCTCCACGACCACTTCCACAACCCCCGGCGCTCGCAGGACGGGCAGGAAGACGTCGCCGGGGGCGAGCCGCAGCCAGAACTGCAATCGCAGGCGGAGGCCGAAGGGCGCGACAGGTCCGACAGCGACGCTGCCGTCAACAGGGCCGCGACGCTGATCCAGCGCAACTACCGCGGGTATCGCGTGCGGCGGGAGATGCAGGGTCTGAGCCTCGAcccctcgacgagatgggtctcggccatcgacgagctgcagTTCCGCGAGCTCAACCGCCCGCGCGCAAAGAGCTCCGTCAGCCCCGCGgggctggccgccgccaacagcGACCAGCACAGTCTGCTCTCGAGGGACTCAGAGGGCGGCATGAGCCatccgacgacggcgcgtGAGAACTGGCGGAAGGCAGCGACCATCGCCCGGCGTGCGGGCCACGATGACGTCGAGTCTGACTCGGACTcatccgcatcgtcgtcggacTCGGAGGAGTCACCCGAGCAGCGGGCTGAGAAGAGGAGGCGTCGCGAAGAGGCCGTGGCCCGGAGGAAAAAGGACTCTAAAATGATGGGGTTGCAGTACTTCCTCGAGATGGTCGACCTCAAGCACCGCTACGGCAGCAACCTGCGGGTGTACCACGAGGAGTGGAAGAGAGCCGACACGAACGAGAACTTCTTCTACTGGCTCGACTTCGGCGGTGGACGCAacgtcgagatggaggcgTGCCCGCGCGACCGTCTCGAGAGGGAGCAGGTGCGGTACCTGTCGCGCGAGGAGAGGCAGTACTATTTGGTGCaagtcgatgacgacgggcgcCTGTGCTGGGCCAAGAACGGCGCGCGCATCGACACAACCGAGGCATTCAAAGACAGCGTCCACGGCATTGtccccgccgacgacccgacgccggcgtggTCGCAGaacaacccgccgccgcctcctcccgaCGCGGgaaacgacgacgacgatagcCGGTCCGAGTCCTCGGTGGAATcggcgctcgaggcggacCGCGCCGCCAAGTATGCCACtcccgaccttgacggcgcgACGGGCGTGCGCAAGGTATCGCacatctcggcggcgaccgtCTTCAACAAGCTGTTGCGCAAGTCTGTCAAGAAGAATACGTGGATCTTTGTCGCCGACACGAGTTTCAGGCTATATGTGGGCATCAAGTCCTCGGGCGCGTTTCAGCACTCGAGCTTCCTTCAGGGCAGCCGCATCTCGTCGGCCGGGCtcatcaagatcaaggacgGCCGACTgtcgagcttgtcgccgCTGAGCGGGCACTACCGCCCACCGGCGTCCAACTTCCGCGCCTTCGTGCGGAACCTCAAGGACGCTGGCGTCGACACATCACACGTGAGCATATCCAAGTCGTACGCCGTGCTGGTTGGGCTCGAGGTGTACGTCAAAACGAGGCAGAAGGGCAAGCGAACGTTGGAGAAGATGACGCACAAAAAGGAGAGGATCATGGCCCCCGAGGCGTTCCGGCGACGtgaagaggacgagaaggacaagagcgagagcgccgccaaggagcGTCGGgtgctcgagaaggaggccgaggagagggaggagaacCGGGCGGGTGTGAAGCTGATGCGGAAGCTGAACCTCGCGCCGCAGTTGCCGACGGAGCAGAAAGAGTCCGAGGACAGGGCCGAGGGGGGACCGGCGATGGAGACGTTAGCAGAGGAAAGGAcaagggaggaggggacCGGCGTCGGGCCTGAGAGCCGGGGACCTGGGGTTTAG
- a CDS encoding Putative PX domain superfamily protein, whose amino-acid sequence MDSAIESQFRSGHINGSANGHSRPSSKVATNGTIESLLTRQNNETRRGGLFGDEDEETDSHTESSVTSPSSVTSPPYWLGHHQRSVSNMSAESILPDGAITMHDNEASDVNGRNRACWAKSVEITDYVVVNGSATNIGAFVVWNIKVETLQGSYMNIRKRYSEFDDLRENLVKTFPNFEAAVPPLPPKSVISKFRPRFLDKRRSGLQYFLNCIMLNPEFSGSPVLKDFLFS is encoded by the exons ATGGACTCGGCGATAGAATCCCAATTTCGCTCCGGCCACATCAACGGCAGCGCCAACGGCCACTCGAGGCCTTCGTCCAAGGTCGCCACGAATGGTACCATCGAAAGCCTGCTGACACGCCAGAACAATGAGACAAGACGCGGGGGCTTGTTcggggacgaagatgaggaaaCGGACTCGCACACCGAGTCATCCGTCACAAGCCCGTCGTCGGTAACGTCGCCTCCGTACTGGCTCGGCCACCACCAGCGGTCGGTATCCAACATGTCGGCCGAATCGATTCTTCCCGACGGCGCAATCACGATGCACGACAACGAAGCGAGCGATGTCAACGGTCGCAACCGAGCCTGTTGGGCCAAGAGCGTCGAGATTACCGACTACGTCGTGGTGAACGGCAGCGCGACCAACATCGGGGCATTTGTCGTTTGGAACATCAAGGTCGAGACGCTTCAA GGGAGCTACATGAATATCCGCAAGCGATATTCCGAGTTTGACGACCTCCGCGAGAACCTTGTCAAAACGTTTCCCAACTTCGAGGCAGCCGTACCTCCACTTCCTCCCAAGAGCGTGATATCGAAGTTTCGACCGAGATTCCTTGACAAGAGGAGATCAGGTCTCCAATACTTTCTCAA CTGCATAATGTTGAATCCTGAGTTCTCTGGGTCGCCAGTGCTCAAGGATTTTCTCTTCTCGTAA